The Lemur catta isolate mLemCat1 chromosome 6, mLemCat1.pri, whole genome shotgun sequence sequence ACAGATAAAATGATCAATGACATTCGAGTCACAGAATTTCAAATTGGGGAACAGGGTAAGTGGTGTGAGTACTATCAACAATCCAGCCATCCAACAGCAGAGAACAAGACTTCTGCAGACTCTGCTGCTCATGGTGGTCACATAATGCAgcggcttgcagatggccacatagcgatCATAGGACATGATGGCCAGGAGAAAAAATTCTGTTACTCCAAAGACATCAATAAAAAACACTTGAATGACACAAATATTATAAGTAATTGACCTATCACCTGTTGCTATGTTGTACAAATATCTAGGAATGCAGGCAGATGTAAATGACATTTCTAATAAGGCAAAATTTTGTAGGAAAAAGTACATGGGTGTTTTAAGGTGAGAACCGAATAAAGTGAGGGATATGATGGTTAGATTCCCAGTTAAACTCAACATGTAcgtgagaaatagaaaataaaatttgaatctgAAATTGAGGGTCTTCTGTCAGTCCTAACAGGATGAAAGTTGTTATTGTGTGATTTTCCATCTCTGACTGCTGAATTTTATTCAAACTTCATGTAAAATTTGGAGATATTACTTGAGTAGAGTGATATCAAAGTCAGATATCAATAAACTGGCTACTAGAGACAGCAAACAAATTGACCTGTGGTTTCTTCTGTAAttggtatttccaatacttggGTTTGGCTattcaattgtttattttattttattgtttggatAGTTTGTGatggattttaaatatattttaaaaactgttctaccattccagttttctcttttgtttcacaTTTGTAATCAATATTCACAACTGGATTTTCCTTTTATTAGATTTGACCTCCAATGTGTTGTGATTCCacgaaattataattttttatatctaaGCTTTCCTGTGTATTTTAAAGgtgaatattttaatgtaataatttttaatatagtttgtAGATTTGGTCTTTCATCAAATATGAATATGTAGCGACTAATCTGGGCTTTGTACACAGGCTTAGTTGATCCATTTGCaacttgtattttatattttgccacTGTGACCAAGCATGtgtttatgttgttttgttttgtgttttaaagtGCAACTTCCGCATTGTTGAATCACTCCTCTAACACTTATGTTCTCTGTTAGCATGTAATTTATACTTAGCGACCACTGGGATACACAACACAGAGTATTTTAATGCACAATCTATTTGCCACATGTGAAGAAACGTTTGGTCCAAGGatataaagctggaaaaaaatatttattttatactttcggTCTGCTAAGTATGGAAAGGATTTTAACACCTTGCTATCATCAagttcaaaatgaaatttaaaataccatatatACTCTCCACAAACTGCCTCTGTACAACTCCTTATTTGTGATCTTCAGTTTGAGTGTCACATCTACTGGAAAGGCTCCTGAAAGTCTATTGTCAGAGCTGACTGCTTCTCATTTGTGCTCCTGTGGCACAAGAGTAATTGTTTCTTCTATTTGAGCACTTCCTCTGAGAAAGTAAGTTTGTTGAAATCAGGGACTATCGTCTTTTTTTTACTGGAATAGCTACCAAACCTACACAATCCTAAATTTGTAATTAATGTGTAAGAAATATcatggtataaatatacacatatctaGTTCATTGGCCTACACATTCAAAACTAGCTTCAGTCCTATTTGGGTTTCATCTTGAAACTGCTTTGTcactgattttaattatttaaattttacatgttCCTGTATTTaacatttagttttgttttttgcatttgaAACCTGAGTTTTGCCAGTGAATAAAGTCATACCATGAAAGTAGCACTCTCTGTGCTTATGTTATTACATTCCATGCTGACCAAACCATTAGCTGGTATCTCCACCTTGTTTTGGCTCTCAAGCAGACCAATAGCTGTACCTCTGTTGGTGGCAATTTTTGATTCTTTTGGCATCTGTCAGTAAGATATGTAAGCTGGAGGTCAAGGAATTTGCATACCTGAATACACAATTTTCACATctattcactttaaaaatattgtaaatatttttacattttataaaacaagtaCAGTCAATTCCATTTAATTTCAACCCACTGTATTTGTGTAACCAATTTTTAAatccctctttattttttaaaataactattttaaaatttcaaaaaaataaataaaatttcacgTATATTAAAATAACCTTAGGAATACACTAcaagttttaaattaatttctgacACAGTGTTAtatatctttctgttttctacaattcataaaatagctataaaaagcatattttataaacattatagcACAATTTCATAATAattcttagaaaggaattttgaGGGCAAAGGAGATATTTACTTCAAGCTTTTGTGTACATTTACCAAGCCATCATCTATAAACTTGATATTACTATTTTTGTTCAGCTCATTGTGTGACTGTGCAGTAGTATCCACATTCAAATCACAGCAATATGTCATATGCcttttttcaagtttattgacACTTTTATTTGATACAGGTTTTTGTCCTATCATTCTCAATTTACCCAGTTACACCATGGAATAGTCATCTGTTCAGTCTGCATTTAAGCCTTTCATCTTCGTTTTCTGCAGATAAAGGTTATTTCCCCTAAATTTTTCATCTATGCCTCTTCAACgggtattttaataatattt is a genomic window containing:
- the LOC123639721 gene encoding LOW QUALITY PROTEIN: olfactory receptor 6C2-like (The sequence of the model RefSeq protein was modified relative to this genomic sequence to represent the inferred CDS: inserted 2 bases in 1 codon) is translated as MENHTITTFILLGLTEDPQFQIXKFYFLFLTYMLSLTGNLTIISLTLFGSHLKTPMYFFLQNFALLEMSFTSACIPRYLYNIATGDRSITYNICVIQVFFIDVFGVTEFFLLAIMSYDRYVAICKPLHYVTTMSSRVCRSLVLCCWMAGLLIVLTPLTLFPNLKFCDSNVIDHFICDATPILKISCSDTWFIEQMVVACAVMTLIMTLACIVLSYIYIIKTILKFPSAQQRKKAFSTCSSHMIVVSITYGSCIFIYIKPSAKEEVDINKGVSVLTTSIAPMLSPFIYTLRNKQVKQAFNDSIKRIAFLLKK